Proteins found in one Amycolatopsis umgeniensis genomic segment:
- a CDS encoding TauD/TfdA family dioxygenase, protein MTAGPSISATNESSGQERALPYVVTPGQAEAKDTASLAASRPLIRERLLEHGAVLLRGFDIDDVDGFDACVRTLAGTPLTYHERSSPRSTIKGQVYTSTDYPEAEEIFLHNENSYQAAWPLSLFFYCVQPPTTLGATPLADTRRILASIDPEVRAEFEARGWMVVRNFTDSFGLPWQHTFNTTDRDEVTVYCARNGVETEWLDGNGLRTTARRRAVHNHPVTGEAVWFNHLTFFHVTTLAEDVCAGLRAMLSEEDLPTNTYYGDGGTIPDEVVAHLRDRYRAASRRFDWQLGDVLMVDNMLSSHGREPFTGPRKIAVAMAEPSTGENGQ, encoded by the coding sequence ATGACCGCTGGACCGTCCATCTCCGCGACAAACGAGTCTTCCGGCCAGGAGCGGGCCTTGCCCTACGTGGTGACTCCCGGCCAGGCCGAGGCGAAAGACACCGCCTCCCTCGCGGCAAGCCGCCCCCTGATCCGAGAACGGCTGCTCGAGCACGGCGCCGTGCTGCTGCGCGGGTTCGACATCGACGACGTGGACGGCTTCGACGCCTGCGTCCGCACGTTGGCGGGCACGCCGCTGACCTACCACGAGCGGTCCTCGCCCCGCAGCACGATCAAGGGGCAGGTGTACACCTCGACCGACTATCCGGAGGCCGAGGAGATCTTCCTGCACAACGAGAACTCGTATCAGGCCGCCTGGCCGCTGAGCCTGTTCTTCTACTGCGTCCAGCCGCCCACCACCCTCGGTGCCACGCCGCTCGCCGACACCCGGCGGATCCTCGCGTCGATCGATCCCGAGGTGCGGGCGGAGTTCGAGGCCAGGGGCTGGATGGTCGTACGCAACTTCACCGACTCGTTCGGACTCCCGTGGCAGCACACGTTCAACACCACTGATCGCGACGAGGTCACGGTCTACTGCGCGCGCAACGGTGTCGAGACCGAATGGCTCGACGGGAACGGGCTGCGCACCACAGCCCGACGCCGGGCCGTGCACAACCACCCCGTCACCGGCGAGGCCGTGTGGTTCAACCACCTCACGTTCTTCCACGTGACCACGCTGGCCGAAGACGTCTGCGCGGGGCTGCGCGCGATGCTCTCCGAGGAAGACCTGCCGACCAACACCTACTACGGCGACGGCGGCACCATTCCCGACGAGGTCGTCGCCCATCTGCGGGATCGCTACCGCGCGGCGTCCCGGCGTTTCGACTGGCAGCTCGGCGACGTGCTGATGGTCGACAACATGCTTTCCTCTCACGGCCGGGAACCGTTCACCGGTCCCAGGAAGATCGCCGTGGCCATGGCCGAGCCGTCGACCGGCGAAAACGGTCAGTAG
- a CDS encoding MbtH family protein, whose product MPEEQTDQRAYLVVVNDEEQYSIWPADRDLPAGWHAEGKRGGREECLAHIGEVWTDMRPLSLRRQLDKTAG is encoded by the coding sequence ATGCCCGAGGAGCAGACCGACCAGCGCGCGTACTTGGTCGTGGTCAACGACGAGGAGCAGTACTCGATCTGGCCCGCCGACCGGGACTTGCCCGCCGGCTGGCACGCCGAGGGCAAACGCGGTGGCCGCGAGGAATGCCTCGCCCACATCGGCGAGGTGTGGACCGACATGCGGCCACTCAGCCTGCGCCGGCAACTGGACAAGACAGCCGGCTGA
- the sbnA gene encoding 2,3-diaminopropionate biosynthesis protein SbnA, giving the protein MDLTEDGPAGVLATIGATPLIELTKLYPSAGFRLFAKLEGHNPGGSSKDRAALSMLAGEVRAGRLVPGRSVVVESSSGNLGIGMAQVCRYFGIRFICVVDPRASKQNLAIMRALGAEVEMIEDVDPVTGDYLPVRIRRIRELTECLDHAYWPDQYSNPGNPLAHHTTMREIVEQVPGGLDFLFCATSSCGTLRGCAEYARANDLPVTIVAVDAAGSAIFADAPGPRLIPGHGAAVRPAHHANDLADFVVHVADVDSVRGCRRLAAREAILAGGSSGAVVAAVDSLRDRVPPGATCAIVLPDRGERYLDTIYNDAWVTTHFGEVPAEGLARVLVEG; this is encoded by the coding sequence ATGGACCTGACTGAGGACGGACCGGCGGGCGTGCTGGCCACGATCGGCGCGACACCGCTGATCGAACTGACCAAGCTCTACCCCTCCGCGGGATTCCGGTTGTTCGCCAAACTGGAGGGCCACAACCCCGGGGGGAGCAGCAAAGACCGCGCGGCACTGTCCATGCTGGCCGGTGAAGTCCGTGCCGGACGACTCGTCCCGGGGCGCTCGGTGGTGGTCGAGTCCAGCTCGGGCAACCTGGGCATCGGGATGGCCCAGGTGTGCCGGTACTTCGGCATCCGCTTCATCTGCGTGGTGGATCCCCGTGCCAGCAAACAGAATCTCGCGATCATGCGCGCGCTGGGCGCCGAGGTCGAAATGATCGAGGACGTCGATCCGGTCACCGGTGACTACTTGCCGGTCCGCATCCGCCGCATCCGCGAGCTGACCGAGTGCCTCGACCACGCCTACTGGCCGGATCAGTACTCGAATCCGGGGAACCCGTTGGCGCACCACACCACCATGCGCGAGATCGTCGAGCAGGTGCCGGGCGGGCTGGACTTCCTGTTCTGCGCCACCAGTTCCTGCGGGACGTTGCGCGGCTGCGCGGAGTACGCGCGGGCCAACGACCTGCCGGTGACGATCGTGGCGGTGGACGCCGCCGGAAGCGCCATCTTCGCCGACGCCCCCGGCCCCCGGCTGATTCCGGGGCACGGCGCCGCGGTCCGTCCCGCTCACCACGCGAACGACCTGGCCGACTTCGTCGTGCACGTCGCCGACGTGGACAGCGTGCGCGGCTGCCGCCGTCTCGCCGCGCGCGAGGCCATCCTCGCGGGCGGCTCGTCGGGCGCGGTGGTCGCGGCCGTGGACAGCCTGCGCGACCGGGTGCCGCCCGGCGCCACCTGCGCGATCGTCCTGCCCGACCGGGGCGAGCGGTACCTCGACACGATCTACAACGACGCCTGGGTCACGACCCACTTCGGCGAGGTGCCTGCCGAAGGGCTGGCGCGGGTCCTGGTCGAAGGCTGA
- a CDS encoding MFS transporter: protein MSAPVPPLYRNRDFVLLWAGSAVSILGSNVSNVAYPLLVLALTGSATDAGLTGFVSLLPQLLFQLPAGALVDRCDRKRMMIYCDLLCALVLGTLVVALLFGRLTLPHILVVGFLEGTFAVCYRLAAAAAVPNVVDASQLPLALARNEARRRGAAMLGKPLGGILFGFGRAVPFVFDIVSYAVSVLTLGLIRKDFQVQRDTASKRPRAAEFTEGAVWLWRQPFLRATTLLIAGSNLLFQALFLVVIVIADNHGASPATVGFMLGIIAVGGVLGSLVAPAAARRLSLKTVVIGANWVWLLLVPLLVVVDHPLLLGAVFGAMAFVGPLWNVGISAYQLAITPDHLQGRVLAAAGMIAFGAVPLGSLIGGYLLGWVGATSTVWLLTLWMGALALTTVISPAVRSAPDLAELEAPAPAK, encoded by the coding sequence ATGAGCGCCCCCGTGCCCCCGCTGTATCGAAACCGTGACTTCGTTCTGCTGTGGGCCGGATCGGCGGTGTCGATCCTGGGCTCGAACGTGTCCAATGTGGCCTACCCGTTGCTGGTGCTCGCGTTGACCGGCTCGGCGACCGACGCCGGTCTCACCGGGTTCGTGTCGCTGCTGCCGCAGCTGCTGTTCCAGCTCCCCGCGGGCGCGCTGGTCGACCGGTGCGATCGCAAGCGGATGATGATCTACTGCGATCTCCTGTGCGCCCTCGTGCTGGGCACTTTGGTGGTGGCCCTGCTGTTCGGGCGGCTGACCCTGCCGCACATCCTCGTGGTCGGCTTCCTCGAAGGCACCTTCGCGGTGTGCTACCGCTTGGCCGCCGCGGCCGCCGTACCCAACGTGGTGGACGCGTCCCAGCTCCCGTTGGCCCTGGCACGCAACGAAGCCCGCCGCCGGGGTGCGGCCATGCTCGGCAAACCCCTCGGCGGGATCCTGTTCGGCTTCGGCCGCGCGGTACCGTTCGTGTTCGACATCGTCAGTTACGCGGTCTCGGTGCTGACGCTCGGGTTGATCCGCAAGGACTTCCAGGTCCAGCGGGACACCGCGAGCAAGCGCCCCCGTGCCGCGGAGTTCACCGAGGGCGCCGTTTGGCTGTGGCGGCAACCGTTCCTCCGTGCGACCACCCTCCTGATCGCCGGCAGCAACCTGTTGTTCCAGGCGCTGTTCCTGGTCGTGATCGTGATCGCCGACAACCACGGTGCCTCACCGGCGACCGTCGGTTTCATGCTCGGCATCATCGCTGTCGGCGGCGTCCTCGGCTCGCTGGTCGCTCCCGCGGCGGCGAGACGGCTTTCGCTCAAGACGGTCGTGATCGGGGCGAACTGGGTCTGGCTCCTGCTGGTCCCGTTGCTGGTCGTGGTGGACCATCCGCTCCTGCTCGGCGCGGTGTTCGGCGCGATGGCCTTCGTCGGTCCACTGTGGAACGTGGGGATCTCGGCCTACCAGCTCGCGATCACCCCGGACCACCTCCAAGGCCGGGTGCTCGCCGCCGCGGGCATGATCGCCTTCGGGGCCGTCCCGCTCGGGTCGCTGATCGGTGGCTACCTGCTGGGCTGGGTCGGCGCCACCTCGACGGTGTGGCTGCTCACGCTGTGGATGGGCGCGCTGGCACTGACGACCGTGATCAGCCCCGCCGTCCGGTCCGCACCGGACCTGGCGGAACTCGAGGCGCCCGCCCCGGCGAAATGA
- a CDS encoding non-ribosomal peptide synthetase produces the protein MDTRDNPRAELVRRRLRGSGNVEASGGIVPVPRDRPLPLSFAQRGLWLLDQTRPGGADYLMPVRLRLRGEVDVPALRRALDEIVARHEVLRTRYPDGGSGGEPVQVIDEPGPVPFERLDLGDRPESLAEVLADAGARPLDLAEEWPLRALLVRLSDVDHVLLLSVHHIASDGWSETILLSELDGLYGAFSAGLPSPLGPLPLQYGDFAAWQRGRLDAGRLTEKVEYWRKQLDGIVPLELPTDRPRGPVRDSAGATVPVTVPGPLAETLTRLGREHGATPYMVLLAAFQLLLSRYSRQTDVVVGSPVAGREQDRTEGLLGMFVNMIAQRADLSADPSFVDFLSSVRATALDAYTHQDTPFDLVVDELAGERDPSRTPLFQVVFQLGDDDGPQRLPGLGAELESPGWDVAKFDLDLTLATRPDGSITGRLGYATALFDAATAHRMSGHYVRLLESIAADPGGRVAGLAILADEERERLLAAGNGPDLTFPAEESLPEVFAAQLARTPDAVAVTCAGERLTYAELDARANRLAHRLRSHGAAPGKLVGVCLDRGLDLVVALLGVLKSGAGYVPLDPAQPAERLAMMRADAEVGTVVSRGELAGWLTGEPVTAVLLDQDGSDWPETDPAPLAGPGDVAYVIYTSGSTGRPKGVPVTHANVLRLLRSSAAEFAFGPSDVWTLFHSYAFDFSVWELWGALLHGGRVVVVPFAISRSPWDFLELLSTEGVTVLNQTPSAFRRLIDAVAEAETSPESLALRVVVLGGEALDVADVAPWFARFGDERPAVVNMYGITETTVHVTYRRVRAEDTASGPRSPLGRPLPDLRVYLLDGNLDPVPVGVPGELYVSGPGLALGYLGRPELTADRFGPDPYAPRPGARMYRTGDLARRTVDGELEFAGRADDQVKIRGHRIEPGEIGAALAGHAAVSRALVLARRRPGEWEHRLVAYAVPVAGRRLDAADLRDHLTRLLPAYMVPAAFVPLDRFPVTANGKIDKTALPEPAAGHVTPAGSVAPRDPGERAMAEVWGTALGVGSVGVHDNFFALGGDSIRAIQVVGVLRKRGLPVTVQDLLLHQTVESLTRFAGTAGGAVEDRRVAPFELVVEADRAKLPDDLADAYPMSMGQTAMVYEMVADKDVSLYHNITLFPILDDAPFSLSALREAAALLVRRHEILRTAFDLTTYREPMQLVRRTAPMEVGYDDLREDTEQRADEVLGEFVAETRRRPLDVTKAPLVRFHVHQTAERKWTLSFIECHAVLDGWSHHSLLEELLDTYRSLRDGHTPTFPEQAPVRFADFIAHEKRSIESTVDQEFWRDRLDRHDPVSLPPSWAAAPSADGLPHQVSVRYADLEPRLRALAAVAGASLKTVLFAAHLKVLSTISGSNRFHTGLVHNGRLEEPGGELARGMHLNPLPVCVDLTAKTWTGLVRQVFAEEVAVWPHRRFPIGELQRRWGGGRPLVDISFAYLDFHVFDTQRVETAKIVDESYNGFGVDVWSFPGVLHFRAQADRIAPAHAPELASMYRRVLEAMAADPDGDVRGAALAPAETERLLSFADGPVAEYPDECVHELFERQVARTPDATALRCADGTTVTYADLNLRANRLAHHLRELGAGRETVVGVLLSRGPELVTALLAVLKSGAAYLPLDPGHPAKRLATVLAEADATTVVTESALADRVPGTTAVLVGDPAIATRPDGDLGRIATPGTLAYVIYTSGSTGTPKGVMVEHRNLVNYLSWRAESAVDGGSPLYSSMAFDLPVTSLFSALLSGRPVTLTPDDGTPAIEALVATLTQGGFGLVKLTPSHLVALSQMLPAEALPGAAARLVVGGEELTRDMLATWIQHAPDTVVDNEYGPTEATVGCASYVSAAGELEAGPVPIGRPAANTVLRVLDADFEPVPIGVLGELYIGGAQLARGYRGRPDLTADRFVPDPYTVGRRLYRTGDLARYRPDGVLEFAGRVDDQVKIRGYRVEPGEVEAVLRAHAELRDVAVRARRTARGDQELVAYLVPAHDGLDPAGLPGLLAGAVPEYLIPSAWVVLDELPTTPSGKLDTKALPEPTATARTAMAPRTAVENIIATALAKGLGIDQVGVDVPFSDLGLHSLLIIRVLVELREEHGLPVELRDFYEHRTVIDLAAAVDPASKGGFRPTEAAEMESAAAWAREAVVWLRRTGSKPPLFCMYPGGGLWYIRLAEHISADRPVAALEWPGLHRDTPSPQSIASVAALFVDQIRAVYPQGPYHLLGWCGGGLVTGEMARILHRDGDRLTLMLLDPAQDFYKRENMWEETAMFNRGENLLEQLNDTTDPDELAEIHRQFAEVLDYIIDEGTKEPPIPGDPFWPRRIRVWRELTQAMLGYRQRPYPGRTNLLVGDELADGLHETNFGQSYAQYRDRWVKLAPGGLKIHRVGGDHMGVLRPPHVANLAELLTTLMKATEEA, from the coding sequence ATGGACACCCGAGACAACCCCCGTGCCGAGCTGGTGCGGCGACGGCTGCGAGGTTCCGGCAACGTGGAGGCGTCCGGCGGGATCGTCCCGGTGCCCCGGGACCGGCCCTTGCCACTTTCGTTCGCGCAGCGCGGGTTGTGGTTGCTCGACCAGACCCGGCCGGGTGGCGCCGACTACCTGATGCCGGTCCGCCTGCGGCTGCGGGGCGAGGTGGACGTACCGGCGCTGCGCCGGGCGCTGGACGAGATCGTGGCCAGGCACGAGGTGCTGCGCACCCGGTACCCGGACGGTGGCTCCGGCGGCGAGCCCGTTCAGGTCATCGACGAGCCGGGTCCGGTGCCCTTCGAGCGGCTCGACCTCGGCGACCGGCCGGAGTCGCTCGCCGAGGTGCTGGCCGACGCCGGGGCCCGTCCGCTCGACCTGGCCGAGGAGTGGCCGCTCCGGGCGCTGCTGGTCCGGCTGTCCGATGTGGACCACGTGCTCCTCCTCTCCGTGCACCACATCGCTTCGGACGGTTGGTCGGAGACGATCCTGCTGTCCGAATTGGACGGTCTGTACGGGGCGTTCAGCGCGGGCCTCCCGTCGCCGCTCGGTCCGCTCCCGCTGCAGTACGGGGACTTCGCCGCGTGGCAGCGGGGCCGGCTCGACGCCGGTCGTCTCACCGAGAAGGTCGAGTACTGGCGCAAGCAACTCGACGGGATCGTCCCGCTCGAATTACCGACCGATCGGCCCCGGGGGCCGGTCCGCGACAGCGCGGGCGCGACCGTGCCGGTCACCGTGCCCGGCCCGCTGGCCGAGACCCTGACCCGCCTGGGCCGGGAACACGGCGCGACGCCGTACATGGTGCTGCTGGCGGCCTTCCAGTTGCTGCTCAGCCGCTATTCCAGGCAGACCGACGTGGTCGTGGGAAGTCCTGTCGCCGGACGCGAACAGGATCGGACCGAGGGCCTGCTGGGCATGTTCGTCAACATGATCGCGCAGCGCGCCGACCTGTCCGCCGATCCGTCCTTTGTGGACTTCCTGTCGAGTGTGCGGGCGACCGCACTGGACGCCTACACCCATCAGGACACGCCCTTCGACCTGGTGGTCGACGAGCTCGCGGGGGAGCGCGACCCGTCCCGCACCCCGCTGTTCCAGGTGGTGTTCCAACTCGGCGACGACGACGGGCCGCAGCGCCTGCCCGGTCTCGGTGCCGAGCTGGAGTCTCCGGGCTGGGACGTGGCGAAATTCGATCTGGACCTCACCCTCGCCACCCGCCCGGACGGTTCGATCACCGGCAGACTGGGGTACGCCACCGCCCTGTTCGACGCCGCGACCGCACACCGGATGTCCGGTCATTACGTGCGCCTGCTGGAAAGCATCGCCGCCGACCCGGGCGGCAGGGTCGCCGGGCTCGCCATACTGGCCGACGAGGAACGCGAGCGGTTGCTTGCGGCCGGGAACGGCCCGGACCTGACCTTCCCCGCCGAGGAAAGCCTGCCCGAGGTCTTCGCGGCACAGCTCGCCCGCACACCGGACGCGGTCGCCGTGACCTGTGCGGGTGAGCGGCTGACCTATGCCGAACTCGACGCGCGGGCCAACCGCCTCGCCCACCGCCTCCGCTCGCACGGCGCGGCACCGGGAAAGCTGGTCGGCGTCTGCCTCGACCGGGGCCTCGACCTCGTGGTGGCACTCCTGGGTGTGCTCAAATCCGGCGCGGGTTACGTACCGCTCGACCCCGCTCAGCCCGCCGAGCGGCTGGCCATGATGCGCGCCGACGCCGAGGTCGGCACAGTGGTCAGCCGCGGCGAACTGGCCGGATGGCTGACGGGCGAGCCGGTGACGGCCGTGCTGCTCGACCAGGACGGCTCCGACTGGCCGGAAACCGATCCGGCACCCTTGGCGGGACCGGGCGACGTGGCGTACGTGATCTACACGTCCGGATCCACCGGACGGCCGAAAGGCGTCCCGGTCACGCACGCGAACGTGCTGCGGCTGCTGCGGTCCAGCGCGGCCGAGTTCGCGTTCGGACCGTCGGACGTCTGGACCCTGTTCCACTCCTACGCCTTCGACTTCTCGGTGTGGGAACTGTGGGGCGCGCTGCTGCACGGCGGGCGGGTCGTCGTCGTGCCGTTCGCGATTTCCCGTTCCCCATGGGACTTCCTCGAGCTGCTGAGCACCGAGGGGGTCACCGTGCTCAACCAGACGCCGTCGGCGTTCCGGCGGCTGATCGACGCGGTCGCCGAGGCGGAGACCTCGCCCGAATCGCTGGCGCTGCGTGTCGTGGTGCTCGGTGGCGAGGCCCTCGACGTGGCCGACGTGGCGCCGTGGTTCGCCCGCTTCGGCGACGAACGGCCCGCCGTGGTCAACATGTACGGGATCACCGAGACGACCGTGCACGTCACCTACCGCAGGGTGCGTGCCGAGGACACCGCCTCGGGCCCGCGCAGCCCCCTCGGCAGGCCGTTGCCCGACCTGCGCGTCTACCTGCTCGACGGCAACCTCGACCCGGTGCCGGTCGGCGTGCCCGGTGAGCTCTACGTCTCCGGGCCGGGGCTCGCCCTCGGCTACCTCGGCCGCCCGGAGCTGACCGCGGACCGGTTCGGCCCCGATCCGTACGCCCCGCGTCCCGGCGCCAGGATGTACCGGACCGGCGACCTCGCCCGCCGCACCGTCGACGGTGAGCTGGAGTTCGCGGGCCGGGCCGACGACCAGGTCAAGATCCGCGGCCACCGGATCGAGCCGGGCGAGATCGGGGCGGCGCTGGCCGGACACGCGGCCGTCTCCCGCGCCCTGGTGCTCGCGCGACGGCGCCCGGGGGAGTGGGAACACCGCCTCGTCGCCTACGCCGTCCCCGTCGCGGGCCGCCGGCTGGACGCGGCGGACCTGCGCGACCACCTCACCCGTCTGCTGCCTGCCTACATGGTGCCCGCGGCGTTCGTGCCGCTGGACCGGTTCCCGGTGACAGCCAACGGGAAGATCGACAAAACCGCGTTGCCGGAGCCCGCCGCGGGCCACGTGACGCCCGCCGGTTCGGTCGCTCCCCGCGACCCCGGGGAGCGGGCCATGGCCGAGGTGTGGGGGACGGCCCTCGGCGTCGGATCGGTCGGGGTGCACGACAACTTCTTCGCGCTGGGCGGCGACTCCATCCGGGCCATCCAGGTGGTGGGCGTGCTGCGCAAACGAGGTCTTCCGGTGACCGTGCAGGATCTGCTGCTGCATCAGACGGTCGAGAGCCTGACCCGGTTCGCCGGGACGGCGGGCGGAGCCGTCGAGGACCGGCGGGTCGCCCCGTTCGAGCTGGTCGTCGAGGCCGACCGGGCGAAACTGCCGGACGACCTCGCCGACGCCTACCCGATGTCCATGGGCCAGACGGCGATGGTCTACGAGATGGTGGCGGACAAGGACGTCAGCCTCTACCACAACATCACGCTGTTCCCGATCCTCGACGACGCCCCGTTCTCGCTGTCGGCGCTGCGGGAAGCGGCGGCGCTCCTGGTGCGGCGGCACGAGATCCTGCGCACCGCCTTCGACTTGACCACCTATCGCGAGCCCATGCAGCTCGTGCGCCGGACCGCCCCGATGGAGGTCGGTTACGACGACCTGCGCGAGGACACCGAACAGCGGGCGGACGAGGTGCTGGGGGAGTTCGTCGCCGAAACCCGTCGCCGGCCGCTCGACGTCACGAAGGCGCCACTGGTGCGTTTCCACGTGCACCAGACCGCGGAGCGCAAATGGACGCTGTCGTTCATCGAGTGCCACGCCGTCCTCGACGGATGGAGTCACCACTCCCTGCTCGAGGAGCTGCTGGACACCTATCGCAGTCTTCGGGACGGGCACACGCCGACGTTCCCCGAGCAGGCGCCGGTGCGCTTCGCCGACTTCATCGCCCACGAGAAGCGCTCGATCGAGTCCACTGTGGACCAGGAGTTCTGGCGCGACCGGCTGGATCGCCACGATCCGGTCAGCCTGCCGCCGAGTTGGGCGGCGGCACCGAGCGCGGACGGCCTTCCCCACCAGGTCAGCGTGCGGTACGCCGATCTGGAGCCCCGATTGCGCGCGCTGGCCGCCGTGGCGGGCGCTTCGCTGAAGACCGTGCTGTTCGCCGCGCATCTCAAGGTGTTGAGCACGATCAGCGGGTCGAACCGGTTCCACACCGGCCTGGTGCACAACGGCAGGCTCGAGGAGCCCGGCGGTGAACTGGCCAGGGGGATGCACCTCAACCCGCTGCCGGTGTGCGTCGACCTGACCGCGAAGACCTGGACCGGGCTCGTCCGGCAGGTGTTCGCCGAGGAGGTGGCGGTCTGGCCGCACCGGCGGTTCCCGATCGGCGAGCTGCAGCGGCGCTGGGGCGGAGGACGGCCGCTGGTCGACATCTCGTTCGCCTACCTGGACTTCCACGTCTTCGACACCCAGCGGGTGGAGACGGCGAAGATCGTGGACGAGAGCTACAACGGGTTCGGTGTGGACGTGTGGAGCTTCCCGGGTGTCCTGCACTTCCGGGCACAGGCCGACCGGATCGCCCCGGCCCACGCGCCCGAGCTCGCCTCGATGTACCGGCGGGTACTGGAAGCCATGGCGGCCGATCCGGACGGTGACGTCCGCGGTGCCGCGCTCGCCCCTGCCGAGACGGAACGGCTGCTTTCGTTCGCGGACGGCCCGGTCGCCGAGTACCCGGACGAGTGCGTGCACGAGTTGTTCGAACGCCAGGTCGCCCGCACCCCGGACGCGACAGCGCTGCGGTGCGCGGACGGGACCACGGTCACCTACGCGGATCTCAACCTCCGCGCGAACAGGCTCGCCCATCATCTGCGCGAGCTCGGAGCCGGCCGGGAGACGGTGGTCGGCGTGCTGCTGAGCCGAGGCCCGGAGCTGGTGACAGCGCTGCTCGCGGTGCTCAAATCCGGTGCGGCCTATCTGCCGCTCGACCCGGGTCATCCGGCGAAACGGCTGGCCACGGTACTGGCCGAGGCGGACGCGACCACGGTCGTCACCGAGTCCGCCCTGGCGGACCGGGTGCCCGGCACCACGGCGGTCCTGGTCGGTGATCCGGCCATCGCCACCCGGCCGGACGGCGACCTCGGCCGGATCGCGACGCCGGGGACGCTCGCCTACGTCATCTACACGTCCGGTTCGACGGGCACCCCGAAGGGGGTCATGGTCGAGCATCGCAACCTGGTCAACTACCTGTCCTGGCGCGCCGAATCCGCCGTCGACGGCGGTTCCCCGTTGTACTCGTCGATGGCGTTCGACCTGCCGGTCACCTCCCTGTTCTCGGCGCTGCTGTCCGGCAGGCCGGTCACCCTCACCCCCGATGACGGCACGCCGGCGATCGAGGCGCTGGTCGCGACGCTGACCCAGGGCGGGTTCGGACTCGTCAAGCTCACCCCGTCGCATCTGGTGGCACTGAGCCAGATGCTGCCCGCCGAGGCGCTCCCCGGCGCGGCCGCCCGGCTCGTCGTGGGCGGCGAGGAACTGACCAGGGACATGCTCGCCACGTGGATCCAGCACGCCCCGGACACGGTGGTGGACAACGAATACGGGCCGACGGAAGCCACCGTGGGCTGCGCCTCGTACGTGAGCGCGGCCGGTGAGCTCGAGGCGGGGCCGGTGCCGATCGGCCGTCCGGCGGCCAACACCGTGCTGCGCGTGCTGGACGCCGACTTCGAACCGGTCCCGATCGGTGTGCTCGGCGAGCTGTACATCGGCGGCGCGCAGCTGGCCCGGGGTTACCGCGGCCGTCCCGACCTCACGGCGGACCGGTTCGTGCCCGACCCGTACACCGTCGGCAGGCGTCTGTACCGCACCGGCGATCTGGCCCGGTATCGGCCCGACGGTGTGCTGGAGTTCGCGGGCCGGGTGGACGACCAGGTGAAGATCCGCGGCTACCGGGTCGAACCGGGTGAGGTGGAAGCGGTGCTGCGCGCGCATGCCGAACTGCGTGACGTGGCCGTCCGCGCCCGCCGGACCGCCCGGGGCGACCAGGAACTCGTCGCCTATCTGGTGCCGGCACACGACGGGCTGGATCCGGCCGGACTGCCCGGGCTGCTGGCCGGTGCCGTGCCCGAGTACCTGATCCCGTCCGCGTGGGTGGTGCTGGACGAGCTGCCCACCACCCCCAGCGGCAAACTCGACACCAAGGCCCTGCCCGAACCGACGGCCACCGCCCGTACCGCGATGGCCCCGCGCACCGCGGTGGAGAACATCATCGCCACCGCGCTGGCCAAGGGGCTCGGCATCGACCAGGTGGGCGTGGACGTCCCGTTCAGCGACCTGGGCCTGCACTCGCTGCTCATCATCCGCGTGCTGGTCGAGCTCCGCGAAGAACACGGCCTGCCGGTGGAGTTGCGCGACTTCTACGAGCACCGGACGGTGATCGACCTCGCCGCGGCCGTCGACCCGGCCAGCAAGGGCGGCTTCCGGCCCACCGAGGCGGCGGAAATGGAATCCGCCGCGGCCTGGGCGCGCGAGGCCGTCGTGTGGCTGCGCCGCACCGGCTCGAAGCCGCCGCTGTTCTGCATGTACCCCGGTGGCGGCCTCTGGTACATCCGGCTGGCCGAGCACATCAGCGCCGACCGTCCGGTGGCCGCACTCGAATGGCCCGGCCTGCACCGCGACACGCCCTCGCCGCAGAGCATCGCGAGTGTGGCCGCGCTGTTCGTGGACCAGATCCGCGCGGTGTACCCGCAGGGCCCCTACCACCTGCTCGGCTGGTGCGGCGGCGGGCTGGTCACCGGCGAGATGGCCCGCATCCTGCACCGCGACGGCGACCGTCTCACGCTGATGCTGCTCGACCCGGCGCAGGACTTCTACAAGCGGGAGAACATGTGGGAGGAGACAGCCATGTTCAACCGCGGCGAGAACCTCCTCGAACAGCTCAACGACACCACGGATCCCGACGAGCTCGCCGAGATCCACCGGCAGTTCGCGGAGGTGCTCGACTACATCATCGACGAGGGCACCAAAGAACCCCCGATCCCGGGAGACCCGTTCTGGCCGCGCCGGATCCGGGTGTGGCGAGAGCTGACCCAGGCGATGCTCGGCTACCGCCAGCGTCCCTACCCCGGCCGGACCAACCTGCTGGTGGGCGACGAACTGGCCGACGGCCTGCACGAGACCAACTTCGGGCAGAGCTACGCGCAGTACCGGGATCGCTGGGTCAAGCTGGCCCCGGGTGGGCTCAAGATCCACCGGGTCGGCGGCGACCACATGGGCGTGCTGCGCCCGCCGCACGTGGCGAATCTGGCCGAGTTGCTCACCACGCTGATGAAGGCCACGGAGGAGGCGTGA